One genomic region from Thermoleptolyngbya sichuanensis A183 encodes:
- a CDS encoding TrmH family RNA methyltransferase, with product MLTSLQNPLVKQLRKLHQAKGRREQQQFLLEGTHLLQEALAVGYPLAVVCCTETWRSRYPDLFAAAGQRAERLELVSEAVLAAIATTVNPDGVIATAFRVAPRQPNDPRQVSLGVALETVQDPGNLGTMIRTAAAAGVEGLWLSADSVDLDHPKVLRATAGQWFRLPMAVADDLINVVQQFRAVGGQVVSTLPSATQTYWETDFTRPTLILLGNEGAGLSPGLAALADGAVRIPLAAGVESLNVAIAAALLVYEARRQRIPATMVAGSEPSQPMPRALE from the coding sequence ATGCTGACAAGCCTGCAAAATCCCCTGGTTAAGCAACTCCGCAAGCTGCATCAAGCCAAGGGGCGGCGCGAACAGCAGCAGTTTTTGCTGGAGGGCACACACTTGCTGCAAGAGGCCCTGGCGGTGGGCTATCCGCTGGCGGTGGTGTGCTGCACGGAAACCTGGCGATCGCGCTATCCCGACCTGTTTGCGGCGGCCGGTCAGCGGGCGGAACGGCTGGAATTAGTGAGCGAGGCGGTGCTAGCGGCGATCGCCACCACCGTTAACCCCGATGGCGTGATCGCAACGGCTTTTCGCGTCGCGCCAAGACAGCCCAACGATCCCCGCCAGGTCAGCCTGGGGGTAGCGCTAGAGACCGTGCAAGATCCGGGCAACCTGGGCACGATGATTCGCACTGCGGCGGCGGCCGGCGTGGAGGGGCTATGGCTCAGCGCCGATAGTGTCGATCTAGATCATCCTAAGGTGCTGCGGGCGACAGCTGGGCAGTGGTTTCGGCTGCCGATGGCGGTGGCAGACGACCTGATCAACGTCGTGCAACAGTTTCGAGCAGTGGGGGGGCAGGTGGTGTCTACTTTGCCCAGCGCCACGCAAACCTATTGGGAAACCGACTTCACCCGGCCCACGCTGATTTTGTTGGGAAATGAGGGCGCAGGACTGTCGCCTGGGCTGGCGGCGCTGGCAGACGGTGCGGTGAGGATTCCCCTAGCGGCTGGTGTAGAGTCGCTGAATGTGGCGATCGCCGCGGCGCTATTGGTCTACGAAGCTCGACGGCAGCGCATCCCTGCGACGATGGTGGCTGGATCAGAGCCGAGTCAGCCTATGCCCCGCGCTCTTGAGTAA